TGCGCAGGAATGATGTTCTGTGGCTGGAGTGCCTCGAGCATCGTGTAATGGCCTTCCTGACAAAGGTGGCCGGAGACGTGGATATCGGAGTAGACGCGTGCGCCTTGCATGCCGAGGAGTTTCTCGGCTTGATATCGTTGCCCTTCGTTGGTCGGTTCTGGGATTACGCGTGCGGAGAAGACTACCTTATCGCCCTCATCCAGTTCGTAGGGCGTTTCGCCACGGGCCATCCGGGTCAACATTGCGCGTGGTTCGCCCTGGTGACCGGTGACGACTGGCAAGTAGTTCTCTTTCCCATCGTTCATGATCTGCTCGAGTTTCTGTTCGATGGCGTGTCGATAGCCGACCATCTCGACATCCGATGGGAAATCGACGCCGATTCGTTTCGCCGTCCCGGAGTACGTCTCCATCGACCGCCCGAGCAAGAGCGGTTCACGGCCAATATCTCGCGCAAATTCGATGAGTGATTTTACCCTGGCGATATGGCTCGAGAACGTTGTGGCGACGATGCCGCCATCGTAATCTTCCATACTGTAGAGCGTGTCCCGAAGGTGCTCTCGAGCGACGCTTTCAGAGGGCGTGCGCCCTTTCTTGTTCGCGTTGGTACAGTCTTCGATGTAACAGAGAACACCGTTGTCTTCGCGGCCGAGTTCACGAAATCGCTCCATGTCGATTGGATCGCCGATGA
The nucleotide sequence above comes from Natronolimnobius baerhuensis. Encoded proteins:
- a CDS encoding RNase J family beta-CASP ribonuclease — encoded protein: MEIEIATIGGYEEVGRQMTAVRAGSDIVIFDMGLNLSKVLIHDNLRTEGMHSLDLIDMGAIPDDRIMNDLEGDVQAIVPTHGHLDHIGAISKLAHRYDAPIVATPFTLELVKGELEEEQKFDTDSDLIEMEAGETMTIGDEGCELEFVNVTHSIIQAINPVLHTPEGAIVYGLDKRMDHTPVIGDPIDMERFRELGREDNGVLCYIEDCTNANKKGRTPSESVAREHLRDTLYSMEDYDGGIVATTFSSHIARVKSLIEFARDIGREPLLLGRSMETYSGTAKRIGVDFPSDVEMVGYRHAIEQKLEQIMNDGKENYLPVVTGHQGEPRAMLTRMARGETPYELDEGDKVVFSARVIPEPTNEGQRYQAEKLLGMQGARVYSDIHVSGHLCQEGHYTMLEALQPQNIIPAHQDLSGFSGYVDLASDKGYTLGEDLHTTTNGNIIQLV